The sequence below is a genomic window from Patescibacteria group bacterium.
TGGTTCAACAATGATTCAATAATAAAATTGAACACAAAGACAGAAGAAATCTTTGACATTGATCTAGTAAAAAATCCCAATGGAAACATATCTGCAATGAGTACATATAATCAAAGAACTTACGTACTGGATAATAAAGCCTCTCAAATATACCGTTACGAAAAAGGAGACACTGGTTTTCTTAATTTTTCACAATGGCTTAACACTGAAACTGATTTGACCAAGGCTATAAGTCTAGATATTGATGGAAATATTTTCACACTTGATAATGACGGTACAATACGAAAATTCTTAAAAGGTGATGAAGAAAATTTTGTTCAAGATTTAGTAGAACCTCCAATTGAGTCAGCAAATAAAATTATAGTCTCGAAAGATAACAATTTCATCTATGTCCTAGAATCATCTAAATCTAGAATTGTTATATACGAAAAAGATGGAAGATTTGTAGAACAGCTTTTATCAAAAAATCTTGAAAATATCAGTGACTTTATTGTAGATGAAAATAATAAAATATCATATATTGTTTCTGACAATAAAATTTACTCAATTAATTTAAGCAATTTAGATTAATTAATATACAAACAAAAAAAGAGTCTCAAGAGACTCTTTTTTTGTTTGTATATAGAAAGTTATTTTAAAGTAACTTTTGCACCAGCTTCTTCTAGTTGGGCTTTAATTGCTTCAGCTTCTTCCTTCTTAACTCCTTCTCTAACAAGCTTTGGAGCTGCGTCTACCAAATCCTTAGCATCCTTAAGACCCATTTCGGTAATTACTCTTACGGCTTTAATAACAGAGATTTTATTTGCACCAGCTTCGGTGATTTCGATATCAAAACTATCTTTTTCTTCAGCTGGAGCTTCTCCACCGGCTGCAGGACCAGCCATCATCATAGCAGGAGCAGAGGCAGAAACACCAAATTTTTCTTCTAAGATTTTAACTAGTTCAGCTAAATCTAGAACTGACATTTTTTCGATTTCAGAAACCAAAGATTTAAATTTTTCTGGTACTACAACTTCTTTTGTTTCTTCTTCTTTTGTTTCTTCTTGTTTTGTTTCTTCTGACATATTTTTTGATTATACTTCTACAATGATTATAATATTGCAGAATTAATTATTAATTAATTTTATTTATTTATCTCATCGGAGCACCAAGATGGAAGAACCTGCCCTCCGAAGCCTTGGCGTAGGAGGGTTATTTTTTAGTTTCAATGGCTTTCAAAACTGTGACTAGTCCTCTAAGATTCCCAGCAAGAACATTCACAATCCCAGAAACTGGAGCATTAATTGATCCAACAATCTTGGCATATAGTTCTTGCTTGCTTGGTAGGCCTGCTAACATTTTAACCTCGCTAGCATTCATGAATTTATTTTCTAGGATTCCTCCAACAAATTCCACCTTACCTTCATGGCTAGACATAAACTTGTCAACAACTTTAGCTGGAGCAACTTCATCCCCATACCCAAAAACAGCCGCTACTCTCCCATCAAATGACTTTACATCAAGACCATCAACATTAGAATCCTTAAAAGCGATATCGAATAAAGTCTTCTTGGCCACACAATATTCACTATTTTCATTTCTAAGCTCATTTCTAAGCTCTTCATTTTCTTTTACCAGGAGACCATCAAACTTTGTAAAAATTACAGACTTTGACTTACTGATTCTGTCTTTTAGAGCCTCTAGTATGTCTTTTTTTTGTTCTCTTGTTTTAGGCATATTATTTTAAATTATTCATTAGTATTTTTAAAAATAAAAAAAATCTGTGATACACACAGACTCAAAGACATGTTAAATATTGTCTAGTTTCCTCGGTAGGTCTTATTGTTGCCTACTATCTGTGGTCACTATAGTTAAAATATCACAAAAGATATAACTAGTCAAGGGAATTACCTATTTTCTTGATAATTGAATATTGGCCCCACTAAAATTACCTTATTTTCGCCAAAAGATTGAACAACTGACAATAATTTTACCCCAGATATACTTTCTCTTAATCTTGCGCCGGTGTCAAAAATTGTCATAAATTCTTTTTCAGCAAATTTCTCTACAGTATAGATTCTAGTAAACTCTTCCAAAAATTCACAATCAATCTTTCCTAGCTCTTCATTGTCTAATTCTTTTCTTATTAAATTTTTAATTGTTAATAGATTCTCTTTTAACTCTTTTAAATCCACTGACACAACATTCGTTTTTTCAGCCAGCTTTAGTGCTGTTAGCATCTCACTAAGCATATTAGTTTTAGCTATTAGTTCATTCACTAGAGTTATATTTGGCTCTAAATAATTATACTTATTACATTCTGCACCAAAACTAAGACTTGAAGCTGTTCTTGAATTATTTATAACAAGTTTGTCGGCAGGCAAATGCAAATTAACCCAAGAACCAAGGCTTGTATTAATATCCTTTTCTTGCCATTTGTCAGAACTCATAAAAATCGGTAAAGATTGTTTAGGGGTATTTAGATACACCCCTAAAGTGTCGAGTGTTGACCAATAAATATTATTCTGCCAACTATACTTATTGAAATTAGAAAGTCTAGAGTTTAGAAGATTTTGTGCTTCATAATATCCTGGGTAGTCAGTATTATCGTAATAATAATCAAAATATTCCAAAGGATAAACTAAGTTGATAACATCAAGGCCCATAGACACGCACCTCGTTCTAAAATTTTTATCTTTCTCACCTTCACAGGCTGTAAACTTAAATGGTTCATCTCTTGACTCTTTTTTATAAGCAATTTCTTCGCCTGTGAGGCTGGAAAAAATAAAATCATTTGGCCAGTAGTTCTCTTGGAGCATTCTCATCCCAACTTTATTTTTTAATGCTTGGCTATTTCTATTATAGCTTCCTTCTAGCTCTGAAAATTTAATTTCCAATATTTTATCTTGAAATTTAATATAATCATCATTCCAATTTTCATTTTCTCTTGAAAAAACGTCCTCTACACTCCGTTCCCCAAACTCATCATTAAAGAC
It includes:
- the rplL gene encoding 50S ribosomal protein L7/L12, whose protein sequence is MSEETKQEETKEEETKEVVVPEKFKSLVSEIEKMSVLDLAELVKILEEKFGVSASAPAMMMAGPAAGGEAPAEEKDSFDIEITEAGANKISVIKAVRVITEMGLKDAKDLVDAAPKLVREGVKKEEAEAIKAQLEEAGAKVTLK
- the rplJ gene encoding 50S ribosomal protein L10, whose amino-acid sequence is MPKTREQKKDILEALKDRISKSKSVIFTKFDGLLVKENEELRNELRNENSEYCVAKKTLFDIAFKDSNVDGLDVKSFDGRVAAVFGYGDEVAPAKVVDKFMSSHEGKVEFVGGILENKFMNASEVKMLAGLPSKQELYAKIVGSINAPVSGIVNVLAGNLRGLVTVLKAIETKK